A genomic stretch from Desulfolutivibrio sulfodismutans DSM 3696 includes:
- a CDS encoding ATP-binding protein produces the protein MRVLDKLKFSTKINLGSLLIVTLIALPLAFVVSRMAADALIDETKKRGLVISENLASRAADSMLAMDLLRLKNMVDEYKGVQDIVYAFITDRDGNVMVHTFVQGFPVELLAANEADDATTSNVRLIFTGRDYIYDFAAPIMIVGARFGTARVGLSRTQTQNSVNRLVFFIFTLSGAALVPAILFSSLFARQVTRRIGLLREHAEEVVKGNLDMRTGPVVAANCWEIMNCDLTHCPAYGDTRRRCWYLAGTLCPDCTDPEDGDKEESCKNCPVYNRNKGDEIQDLAETFDVMALSLKTHLEELKQAEGVLTRQEQLLRTILDATPDYVCLIGDNLKYLSVNKAFADYVGRSAHDIEGLSEFDLFPEAEAKITREEDLRVVRTGLPFDREKRARRGQRDMWLHVVRAPVFDKDGRVMGLLRTARDVSQLKLFQEQLIQSQKMESVGKLAGGVAHEINTPLGVILGYAQLLQEEVDKDSQIYEDLKIMEKQAKVCRKIVADLLGFSRQTDSAKLEMCFNNSLMEAISLVRHTFGLDKVYIMTDLDERMPIIYGDPEKLKQVWINLLTNARDAMIEGGGLLLVRSRLDSPAQKVTAWFADTGSGIDSGNLQKIFDPFFTTKPVGQGTGLGLSVSFGIIEDHDGSITAQSPVPKGFFNQDAVEAPGRGPGTVFVVDLPLDHAETLEADHALDKGRK, from the coding sequence GTGCGCGTCCTGGACAAGCTCAAATTCAGCACCAAGATCAATCTGGGCTCGCTGTTGATCGTGACCCTGATCGCCCTGCCCCTGGCCTTCGTGGTCAGCCGCATGGCCGCTGACGCGCTGATCGACGAGACGAAAAAACGTGGGCTTGTCATCTCCGAGAACCTGGCCTCCCGGGCCGCCGACTCCATGCTGGCCATGGATCTGTTGCGCCTGAAGAACATGGTGGACGAATACAAGGGCGTGCAGGACATCGTCTACGCCTTCATCACCGACCGCGACGGCAACGTCATGGTCCACACCTTCGTCCAGGGCTTTCCCGTGGAGCTCCTGGCCGCCAACGAGGCCGACGACGCCACCACGTCCAACGTCCGCCTGATTTTTACCGGACGGGACTACATCTACGACTTCGCCGCCCCCATCATGATCGTGGGGGCCCGCTTCGGCACCGCCCGGGTGGGCCTGTCGCGCACCCAGACCCAGAACTCCGTCAATCGCCTGGTGTTTTTCATCTTCACCCTCTCGGGCGCGGCCCTGGTCCCGGCCATCCTGTTCAGTTCCCTGTTCGCCCGGCAGGTCACCCGGCGCATCGGACTTTTGCGGGAACATGCCGAGGAGGTGGTCAAGGGCAACCTGGACATGCGCACCGGCCCCGTCGTGGCTGCAAACTGCTGGGAGATCATGAACTGCGATCTGACCCACTGTCCGGCCTACGGCGACACCCGCAGGCGGTGCTGGTACCTGGCTGGGACGTTGTGCCCCGATTGCACCGACCCCGAGGACGGGGACAAGGAGGAGTCGTGCAAGAACTGCCCGGTCTACAACCGCAACAAGGGCGACGAGATCCAGGATCTGGCCGAAACCTTCGACGTCATGGCCTTAAGCCTCAAGACCCACCTGGAGGAACTCAAGCAGGCCGAGGGCGTGCTCACCCGCCAGGAACAACTGTTGCGCACCATCCTGGACGCCACCCCCGATTACGTGTGCCTGATCGGGGACAATCTCAAATACCTGTCCGTGAACAAGGCCTTTGCCGACTATGTGGGCCGCTCGGCCCACGACATCGAGGGGCTTTCGGAGTTTGACCTGTTTCCCGAGGCCGAGGCCAAGATCACGCGTGAGGAGGATCTGCGCGTGGTGCGCACGGGCCTGCCCTTTGACCGCGAAAAACGCGCCCGGCGAGGCCAGCGGGACATGTGGCTGCATGTCGTGCGGGCCCCGGTCTTCGACAAGGACGGGCGGGTCATGGGGCTCTTGCGCACGGCCCGGGACGTAAGCCAGCTCAAGCTCTTCCAGGAACAGCTCATCCAGTCCCAAAAGATGGAATCCGTGGGCAAGCTGGCCGGGGGCGTGGCCCATGAAATCAACACCCCCTTGGGCGTGATTTTGGGATATGCCCAGCTCCTCCAGGAGGAAGTGGACAAAGACAGCCAGATATATGAAGATTTAAAAATCATGGAAAAGCAGGCCAAGGTCTGCCGGAAAATCGTGGCCGATCTCCTGGGGTTTTCCCGGCAGACGGACAGCGCCAAGTTGGAGATGTGTTTCAACAACTCGCTGATGGAGGCCATCAGCCTGGTGCGGCACACCTTCGGACTGGACAAGGTCTACATCATGACCGATCTGGATGAACGCATGCCCATCATCTACGGCGATCCGGAGAAGCTCAAGCAGGTGTGGATCAACCTCCTGACCAACGCCCGCGACGCCATGATCGAGGGCGGCGGACTGCTTTTGGTGCGCTCCCGCCTGGATTCTCCGGCCCAGAAGGTGACGGCCTGGTTCGCGGACACGGGATCGGGCATCGACTCCGGCAATCTGCAAAAGATTTTCGATCCGTTTTTCACGACCAAGCCCGTGGGGCAGGGAACGGGCCTCGGGCTGTCCGTGTCCTTTGGCATCATCGAGGATCACGACGGCTCCATCACCGCCCAAAGCCCCGTGCCCAAGGGTTTTTTCAACCAGGACGCGGTGGAGGCCCCGGGACGCGGCCCGGGTACGGTCTTTGTCGTGGATCTTCCCCTGGATCATGCGGAAACCCTGGAAGCTGACCACGCTTTGGACAAAGGAAGGAAGTAA
- a CDS encoding response regulator: MANIIVLDDVIDAGVLIKRILERKGHSVTVFTEEEEALAHIGKNKPDMAILDIKLKKMTGVEVLEEIKKRSPATRVIMLTGYPTLETARESVRLGACEYCVKPIDKDELERKVTEALENT, from the coding sequence ATGGCCAACATCATTGTCTTAGACGACGTCATCGATGCCGGAGTGCTCATCAAGCGCATCCTGGAACGAAAAGGGCACAGCGTCACGGTCTTCACGGAAGAGGAGGAGGCCCTGGCGCACATCGGCAAGAACAAGCCGGACATGGCCATCCTGGACATCAAGCTCAAAAAGATGACCGGCGTGGAGGTTTTGGAAGAAATTAAAAAACGGTCGCCCGCCACCCGGGTCATCATGCTCACGGGCTATCCCACCCTGGAGACAGCCCGGGAATCGGTACGCCTGGGGGCCTGCGAATACTGCGTCAAACCCATCGACAAGGACGAACTGGAACGCAAGGTGACCGAGGCCTTGGAAAACACTTGA
- a CDS encoding PEP/pyruvate-binding domain-containing protein, translating into MSLTQLFRHWTYQIFAPGILLREKYNAFKELLRYDDLCLDIIAEIEDIHYGNEHADWARIVWLCKRLSSAVEHLTAELTLLSPAKYVDLPEYARKIDFYVRMALDVPVPDMSPPYLLSLAEAAAHPEMVGGKAAALGRLHADGGIPCPPGIVVTAGAFRYILEASELRPKLDAKLRKVILSKPDEMAGLAAELRQMILSIHVPEDIAGPLRQAAEDMARVGNGFLAVRSSALAEDGQASFAGQYESVLSVKPEEAISAYKAVLASKYGPRALTYRVLNGLSDEETSMAVLIMPMIDAKSAGVLYTLDPGGRVQGREVMGVYAAKGLGTAVVDGCIIPESVVMTRGKHPRVLTRDPDPDATDAPETALPDEAAERLAEIGLRLESLFGRPQDVEWAMDRAADLFILQSRDVNADAEGALPGEADAEEAFGAYVDDGQPDKDAAGDLPAPLLTDGGRVSNGVVAGRAVHAQTVIEVSAIPAGAILLTPTLSPALARLAGRVSGVVAAAGSRAGHFASVAREFGLPVAVFGPEIFTHIPDGQEITLDADAGKVFPGRVESLLAAAADPTPKKATPQGNRLEKIIPLVARLTLTDPESPDFAPANMRSIHDIVRFAHEKSVAEMFSLVGRGGRGLATAKRLKTPLPFTMYILDLGGGLFEGMEGAPTVTPGEIKSAPMWAIWSGLTSPLASWDDDAQFADWEELDRISAGIFSGKSRLLASYAVISANYAHLMIRFGYHFSVLDTVCGPEDKNNYINFRFKGGGGALDQRLSRIEFLSRVLTHFSFTVTIKGDMLDARMARENEVIIQKRLAMLGYLLARTKLMDITMSEATDMRALVDDFLDKTDR; encoded by the coding sequence ATGTCCCTCACCCAGCTTTTCCGTCACTGGACCTACCAGATTTTTGCCCCGGGCATCCTGTTGCGTGAGAAATACAACGCCTTCAAGGAACTCTTGCGCTACGACGACCTGTGCCTGGACATCATCGCCGAGATCGAGGACATCCACTACGGCAACGAGCATGCCGACTGGGCGCGCATCGTCTGGCTCTGCAAGCGGCTAAGCTCCGCCGTGGAGCATCTCACGGCCGAACTGACGCTTTTGTCCCCGGCCAAGTACGTGGATCTGCCCGAATACGCCCGAAAGATCGATTTCTACGTGCGCATGGCCCTGGACGTGCCCGTGCCCGACATGTCCCCCCCCTACCTCCTGAGCCTGGCCGAGGCCGCCGCACACCCCGAGATGGTGGGCGGCAAGGCCGCCGCCCTGGGACGGCTCCACGCCGACGGCGGCATCCCGTGTCCGCCGGGCATCGTGGTCACGGCCGGGGCCTTCCGGTATATCCTGGAGGCTTCGGAACTGCGGCCCAAGCTCGACGCCAAACTGCGCAAGGTGATCCTCTCCAAACCCGACGAAATGGCCGGACTGGCCGCCGAGCTGCGCCAGATGATCCTGTCCATCCATGTCCCCGAGGACATCGCCGGGCCCCTGCGCCAGGCCGCCGAGGACATGGCCCGGGTCGGAAACGGGTTTTTGGCCGTGCGCAGTTCGGCCCTGGCCGAGGACGGACAGGCCTCCTTCGCCGGACAATACGAAAGCGTGCTGTCCGTCAAACCCGAAGAGGCGATTTCGGCCTACAAGGCGGTTTTGGCCTCCAAGTACGGCCCCCGGGCCCTGACCTACCGGGTCTTAAATGGCCTGTCCGACGAGGAAACCTCCATGGCCGTCCTGATCATGCCCATGATCGACGCCAAGTCGGCCGGCGTGCTGTACACCCTGGACCCGGGCGGACGGGTGCAAGGCCGCGAGGTCATGGGCGTCTATGCCGCCAAGGGCCTGGGAACGGCCGTGGTGGACGGATGCATCATCCCCGAATCCGTGGTCATGACCAGGGGAAAACACCCCCGCGTCCTGACCCGCGATCCGGACCCCGACGCAACGGACGCCCCGGAGACGGCCCTGCCGGACGAGGCCGCCGAGCGGCTGGCGGAGATCGGGCTGCGCCTGGAATCGCTCTTCGGCCGTCCCCAGGATGTGGAATGGGCCATGGACAGGGCCGCCGACCTCTTCATCCTGCAAAGCCGGGACGTCAATGCCGATGCGGAAGGCGCCCTCCCGGGCGAGGCCGACGCCGAGGAGGCCTTCGGGGCCTATGTGGACGATGGCCAGCCGGACAAGGACGCGGCGGGCGATCTCCCCGCCCCCCTTCTGACCGACGGCGGGCGGGTATCGAACGGCGTGGTCGCTGGACGGGCCGTGCATGCCCAGACGGTCATCGAGGTCTCGGCGATTCCAGCCGGGGCGATTCTTCTGACTCCCACGCTTTCACCAGCCCTGGCCCGGCTGGCCGGAAGGGTGTCCGGGGTGGTCGCGGCGGCAGGCAGCCGGGCGGGGCATTTCGCCTCGGTGGCCAGGGAGTTCGGACTGCCCGTGGCGGTCTTTGGCCCGGAAATCTTCACGCACATCCCTGACGGCCAGGAGATCACCCTGGACGCCGACGCCGGGAAGGTGTTCCCCGGCCGGGTGGAAAGCCTGCTCGCGGCGGCGGCCGATCCTACCCCCAAAAAGGCCACCCCCCAGGGAAACCGCCTGGAAAAAATCATCCCCCTGGTCGCCAGGCTGACGCTGACCGACCCGGAATCCCCGGATTTCGCCCCGGCGAACATGCGCTCGATCCATGACATCGTGCGGTTTGCGCACGAAAAAAGCGTAGCCGAGATGTTCTCCCTGGTGGGACGCGGCGGACGTGGGCTGGCCACCGCCAAACGCCTGAAAACGCCGCTTCCCTTCACCATGTACATCCTGGATCTGGGCGGCGGCCTTTTCGAGGGCATGGAAGGCGCCCCCACCGTCACCCCGGGGGAGATCAAGAGCGCGCCCATGTGGGCCATATGGTCCGGACTGACCTCGCCCCTGGCCTCCTGGGACGACGACGCCCAGTTCGCGGACTGGGAGGAGCTCGACCGCATAAGCGCCGGCATCTTCAGCGGCAAGTCCCGGCTCCTGGCCAGCTATGCAGTCATTTCCGCCAACTACGCCCACCTCATGATCCGCTTCGGCTATCATTTCTCGGTGTTGGACACCGTGTGCGGGCCTGAAGACAAAAACAACTACATCAACTTCCGTTTCAAAGGCGGCGGCGGCGCCCTGGATCAACGCCTGTCGCGCATCGAGTTCCTCTCCCGGGTGCTCACCCACTTCAGTTTCACGGTGACCATCAAGGGAGACATGCTCGATGCCCGAATGGCCCGGGAAAACGAGGTCATCATCCAGAAACGGCTGGCCATGCTCGGCTACCTCCTGGCCCGGACCAAGCTCATGGACATCACCATGTCCGAGGCCACGGACATGCGGGCGTTGGTGGACGACTTCCTGGACAAGACCGACCGGTAA
- a CDS encoding protein-tyrosine phosphatase family protein → MTRPPHAYELTFVTPHLAVGHAPMTREQMDSLKAQGIGAILNLCAEFCDLHEIESKAGFEVYYLPIPDEQAPPLAELEKALAWIDEAVYLGRKVLIHCRHGIGRTGTVLNAYLLRRGMGHSLSARILKPLRSKPTNFDQWWTIRKYGRASGRLTIREPTLESKHLVDLGPFFYDYEGLCALAEEYAPEGVRCGREHVRCCATPVSLTFIEAVYISHARNVTMASQMRLTVIDRAVEAARREREAAAREKPTAEEGEFCLSDVGAVCPLVEDGKCLLFEYRPLQCRTFEIAAEAKATLWETLGPAVETLSRQAYFAFTSELDEEPPRFGLPDVVSGRYVQTFFHRLLKKSPPPAPGRTKRSPG, encoded by the coding sequence ATGACGCGCCCCCCCCATGCCTACGAACTGACGTTCGTCACGCCGCATCTGGCCGTGGGACATGCGCCCATGACCAGGGAACAAATGGATTCCCTCAAGGCCCAGGGCATCGGCGCCATCCTCAACCTGTGCGCCGAGTTCTGCGATCTGCACGAGATCGAGTCCAAGGCCGGGTTTGAGGTCTATTATCTGCCCATTCCCGACGAACAGGCCCCTCCCCTGGCGGAGTTGGAGAAGGCCCTGGCCTGGATCGACGAGGCCGTCTATCTGGGACGCAAGGTGCTCATCCACTGTCGGCACGGCATCGGCCGCACGGGCACGGTCTTAAACGCCTATCTGCTGCGCCGGGGCATGGGCCACAGCCTGTCCGCCCGCATCCTGAAGCCTTTGCGCTCCAAACCCACCAATTTCGACCAGTGGTGGACCATCCGGAAATACGGCCGGGCCAGCGGGCGGCTGACCATCCGCGAACCCACCCTGGAATCCAAGCATCTGGTCGATCTGGGACCGTTTTTCTACGACTATGAGGGCCTGTGCGCCCTGGCCGAGGAATACGCCCCGGAGGGGGTGCGCTGCGGCCGGGAGCATGTCCGGTGTTGCGCCACACCGGTGAGCCTGACGTTTATCGAGGCCGTCTACATCAGCCACGCCCGAAACGTGACCATGGCCAGCCAAATGCGGCTGACCGTCATCGACCGGGCCGTGGAGGCGGCCAGGCGGGAACGCGAGGCGGCCGCCAGGGAAAAACCCACTGCGGAGGAAGGGGAGTTCTGTCTGTCCGATGTCGGGGCCGTATGCCCCCTGGTCGAGGACGGAAAATGCCTGCTTTTCGAATACCGCCCCCTGCAATGCCGCACCTTCGAGATCGCCGCCGAGGCCAAGGCCACCTTGTGGGAGACCTTGGGACCGGCCGTGGAGACCCTCTCCCGGCAGGCCTATTTCGCCTTCACCTCGGAACTGGACGAGGAACCGCCGCGCTTCGGGCTGCCCGACGTGGTGTCGGGCCGCTACGTGCAGACCTTCTTCCACCGGCTCTTGAAAAAATCCCCGCCGCCTGCTCCTGGTCGCACAAAACGCTCCCCGGGTTGA